The Pseudoliparis swirei isolate HS2019 ecotype Mariana Trench chromosome 16, NWPU_hadal_v1, whole genome shotgun sequence genome includes a window with the following:
- the LOC130206161 gene encoding ADP-ribosyl cyclase/cyclic ADP-ribose hydrolase 1-like, giving the protein MERGVTRSAEKRRRRRRLFLGAFALLLVVVVILAVLYVVGVGPKEPALKPTFMERCEAFKGYECEDVWNAFQLGYVGKDPCGVTHEAYDPLMVGVPFRSTCNRLMFWSKTKDVVHNFTKESSCYVTVEETLLGSVLDGLTWCGKEGSNETFTTGCPGWTDCENNPVRSFWNRVSADFADSACGDVAAMLNGSIATPFHPDSVFASNEVKRFHFPRVKRLQVVLVSQENSATNCTNASLKNLQKELDPKISYECREVTEADLHDCSARPKEFCGNCW; this is encoded by the exons atgGAGCGCGGAGTGACTCGTTCCGCCGAGAAGAGACGCCGCAGACGGCGTCTGTTCCTCGGCGCCTTCgcgctgctgctggtggtcgTCGTCATCCTCGCCGTCCTATACGTGGTGGGGGTCGGGCCGAAGGAGCCCGCGCTGAAACCCACTTTCATGGAGAGGTGTGAGGCGTTCAAGGG aTACGAATGTGAAGACGTCTGGAATGCGTTCCAGCTGGGCTACGTGGGGAAGGACCCGTGTGGAGTTACCCATGAGGCCTACGATCCTTTGATGGTCGGGGTGCCTTTCAGAAGCACGTGCAACCGA CTGATGTTCTGGAGTAAAACCAAGGACGTGGTCCACAACTTCACCAAGGAGAGCTCTTGTTATGTCACCGTGGAGGAAACGCTGCTGGGGTCGGTGCTGGACGGGCTGACCTGGTGCGGAAAGGAGGGCAGCAACG AAACGTTCACGACCGGCTGCCCGGGATGGACCGACTGCGAGAACAACCCCGTCCGCTCCTTCTGGAACCGAGTCTCGGCCGAC TTTGCAGACAGCGCATGCGGCGACGTCGCGGCGATGCTGAACGGGTCCATCGCCACGCCATTCCATCCTGACAG tgtCTTTGCGAGCAACGAGGTGAAGCGGTTCCACTTTCCCAGGGTGAAGAGACTTCAGGTCGTTCTCGTCTCACAGGAGAACTCCGC GACAAACTGCACAAATGCATCTTTAAAGAATTTGCAGAAGGAGCTGGATCCCAAAATTTCGTATGAATGCAGGGAAGTAACCGA ggccGACCTCCATGACTGCAGCGCTCGTCCAAAGGAATTCTGTGGGAACTGTTGGTGA